A single window of Athene noctua chromosome 1, bAthNoc1.hap1.1, whole genome shotgun sequence DNA harbors:
- the SLC2A12 gene encoding solute carrier family 2, facilitated glucose transporter member 12 has protein sequence MVPGQSTEDLSQQSPTMRAGEDEESGRGSRRSSRHHLRKLPAAAGCGTFTFLSSAVAAVSGLLMGYELGLISGALLQMSSILVLSCKEQEIVVSSLLFGALFASLTGGFLIDQFGRRPAIIIASSLLVLGSLILLPYESYGILIVGRIAIGISISLSSIATCVYIAEIAPQHRRGLLVSLNELMIVIGILFAYISNYALASVSHGWKYMFGLVIPLGALQAVAMYFLPPSPRFLVMKNNDEAARKVLEKLRETSDATKELTVIKSSLKDEHQYSFLDLFRSKNNMRARMLVGLTLVFFVQTTGQPNILFYASTVLKSVGFQSNEAASLASTGVGVVKVVSTVPATVFVDQVGSKTFLCIGSSVMAVSLITMGLVNRNIHVNFTNVCRSQSPEDFFLQKPGNLTGVTNGSLKDLFASKTSPERLSFGAQKSPYVARTEELNRTALAGGKSTTGSHMESGEVPVVLKWLSLGSLLVYVAAFSIGLGPMSWLVLSEIFPGGIRGRAMALTSSMNWGINLLISLTFLTVTELIGLSSVCFIYTVMSLASLAFVIVFIPETKGCSLEQISMELAKQKYAKTPLCWVTQRREKLVPVELAKRGKEQLY, from the exons ATGGTACCTGGGCAGAGCACAGAGGACCTCAGCCAGCAGAGCCCGACGATGAGAGCAGGGGAGGATGAGGAGAGCGGCCGGGGCAGCCGCCGCAGCAGCCGCCACCACCTCCGCAAGCTCCCGGCTGCAGCAG gCTGTGGAACATTTACTTTTCTATCTTCTGCTGTTGCTGCCGTAAGTGGACTTCTGATGGGTTATGAGTTGGGCCTTATCTCTGGAGCTCTTCTTCAGATGAGCAGCATATTAGTACTATCTTGCAAAGAGCAGGAAATCGTTGTAAGTTCCTTGCTTTTTGGGGCCTTATTTGCATCACTTACTGGTGGATTCCTGATAGACCAATTTGGAAGGAGACCTGCTATTATTATTGCATCTTCTCTACTTGTGTTGGGGAGTCTGATTTTACTGCCCTATGAATCATATGGGATACTTATTGTGGGACGGATTGCCATAGGTATATCCATATCATTATCATCTATTGCAACATGTGTGTATATTGCTGAGATTGCCCCACAGCACAGAAGAGGCCTCCTCGTATCATTAAATGAACTCATGATTGTGATAGGCATTCTCTTTGCCTATATTTCAAATTATGCACTTGCCAGCGTATCTCATGGCTGGAAGTACATGTTTGGCCTTGTGATTCCATTAGGTGCTTTGCAGGCTGTTGCCATGTATTTCCTTCCTCCAAGTCCTCGGTTTCTTGTAATGAAAAATAACGATGAAGCTGCAAGAAAAGTACTGGAGAAGCTACGGGAGACATCAGATGCTACTAAAGAACTCACGGTGATCAAGTCTTCTCTGAAAGATGAACATCAGTATAGTTTCCTGGACCTATTTCGTTCAAAAAACAACATGAGGGCCCGAATGTTAGTAGGACTTACTCTAGTCTTTTTTGTGCAAACAACTGGGCAACcgaacattttattttatgcatcaACTGTTCTGAAGTCAGTTGGGTTCCAGAGCAATGAAGCTGCCAGCCTGGCTTCTACTGGAGTTGGAGTGGTTAAAGTGGTCAGCACAGTCCCAGCGACAGTTTTTGTGGATCAAGTTGGAAGTAAAACTTTTCTGTGCATCGGCTCTTCTGTCATGGCAGTGTCGCTGATCACTATGGGTTTAGTGAACCGTAACATACATGTGAATTTCACCAACGTCTGTAGAAGCCAATCTCCAGAGGATTTCTTTCTCCAGAAACCAGGAAACCTCACTGGTGTCACCAATGGGAGTCTCAAGGACCTCTTTGCTAGTAAGACTTCGCCAGAAAGATTATCATTTGGTGCACAGAAAAGCCCATATGTTGCCAGGACAGAAGAACTGAACAGGACTGCCCTGGCAGGAGGCAAAAGCACAACAGGTTCTCACATGGAAAGTGGGGAGGTTCCTGTTGTCCTGAAATGGCTCTCACTGGGCAGCCTGCTTGTTTATGTTGCTGCATTTTCCATAGGTCTTGGACCAA tgTCCTGGCTGGTCCTGAGTGAAATTTTCCCTGGTGGTATCAGAGGACGAGCCATGGCTTTGACATCTAGCATGAACTGGGGTATAAATCTCCTCATCTCCTTGACATTTTTGACTGTAACTG agcTCATTGGCTTGTCCTCGGTGTGCTTCATTTACACAGTAATGAGTCTAGCATCGCTGGCTTTTGTTATTGTGTTTATACCAGAGACAAAAGGATGCTCTTTGGAGCAAATATCCATGGAATTAGCTAAACA